The region CATTCGTtagatttaaaagaaaGGAGGACGTAAAGAAGGTGAGAATGAGTAGAACAGTTTATGAAGTGCGAATAGGAAGATAACTGATAAACCAGTCACCGGCTTTAAACCTTTTTTAGATACTCGAGAGTGAGAAGTTGGCACTACTGCGAGACGAGCAGCTGAGCAGCGAAAAGCCGACGCTGGGCATAGGGTTCACGCTGAGGGGAAGGAGACTCAAGGTCGACGGCGCGCTGGCGAAGGGGAGAGCAAAGGCGCTGAAGCAGCACagggacgaggaggagctgaggaAGTACAACGAGGGGAAGAACATGCACCTGCTGATGGTGGGAGTGCCCTCGGAGGAGTCGCCGGAGTACGCGAAGATGACGCCTGAGCAGCGTGAGGGGCTGaaggagtacctggagcggaagctggagaagataCGCCAGAAAAACACCTACGTGAACCCCAAAAGTAAGCGAGGCCAGTGCCACAGAAACACAGTTGATAGACCATATAGCTACACAACAACAGTTATAGCAGATACGTACCATAGTTACACCGTACTACTAAAACAATGATTAAATTAGACTAAACTAGAAAAGTTAACGCTGTCacgaaaaataaattaaatttgcaGGACTGTGCATAAAAAACCTACCGGGAAACATAAACAGCAATGACCTGAGAGAAGTGATACTGAACCACCTGAAAAACGTACTGGATTCGACTGAGTACCAAAAGATcaggaagatgaaaaacagAGGAGTAGTGGAAGTTAAGTTATTCAAGGGAGACACGTACACGAAGGACGACCAGGGAACAaaggtgaagaagaagaagccgTACGCGTTCGTGGAGCTAGTGGACCACAACATCGCAACGAAGACGCAGCAGCTCTTCTCAAACAACAGCACACTCTACCAGCCAAAGACACTGCAGTGCGAGTACACAATCGACACGAGGTTCGAAAAGGAGGAGAGGACGAAGGAAAAAAAAGTTaaggtgaagaagaagacgtaCTCGCGAGGGAAGAGGCAGAGGGAGAAGAGAAGACAGCAGAAGGCACTGAAGCCGCAGTAATatagtacacatttgagTACACACACCGATAACGCATCTATGGACATATTTAGGTAATATTTATGGACACATCTGGGTAATATCTATGGGtacatttatgtaatatttatggACACATCTGGGTAATATCTATGGGtacatttatgtaatatttatggACACATTTAGATATTCgtagaaataaacaaatcaGTAAAACCAAACATAATTGACGGAGAGATGCAAaagttataataaaaataagaatgtGCGAACGTTGaagtaaaatgtaaaatacattaaaacgATACTATGTTACACGAATGTGGGCTATTGAGGGAACTCATCGCCAACTTTAAGGTTCATAGAGGAGACACGAATGCCCTTTTTATCTAGGTTTAAGTTTCTGCCCACAGGCTTAGAAGGCTGCTTTTCACTGGAAACGGAGTTGTCGCCGAAGCCTAAAGAGGATTTAGAACAAGTAATAGGTGTGTAGGTAGGTAAAGGCAATGATTTTTGAGTAGATgattgtaataaaataggtaAGTAAATATTGACGAGGTCGGTAAATGATAAGATAAGTAACGATAAGGCAGGTAGGTAAAACGCACCTCCTACTGCGGGATTCTGACTGCTGGAGTTGAGGTTGTTGTCGGAGTTGTTTAAGCGATTTATCTCGTTGGTCAGCTTGAGCTTCTCCTCCAAAAGACTAATGCGCTCGTTCCGGACGGAGAGAATCTTGccctgctgaagctgaatgGAACGAAGCATGGTCTTGGTGGCGTTCTCGGACTGAGAAAGGCACTCACGAAGCTGGTTGCTCTTCTCGCTCAAAAGGTCGCGCTGAcgacgaagctgctgcagaGTGTTCGACATCTCACCGAGCTCGCGCTCCTCGAGCTTGAGCAGGTTAGTCTCGTCGTCGAGCTGCTTCAGGAACATCTGACGAGTGTTCTGAAGAAGCGACTGCTCCTCGTTGTTCTTGTCAATGTTGCTGCTGAGGGCGACGTTGCCGACGCGCATGTTCTGAATCTGGTTCCGCATCTCCTGAATCTGCTCCTGAATGATGGAGAGCTTGTTGTTGAGAAGCGAGCGCCTCTTGGAGGTGTTCTGGCTGTCGCCGACGAGGGACCTGTACTCAGTGAGGAGGTTCTCCAGAGTCTTAGTGtcgctcttcagcttcgtctcGACCTCGGAGGCCTCCCTTTTGGCAGCATCGAGCCCACTCTGCTCGGAGTTGATTGCGTCCCTCAGGGTGTTGAGCAGGTTCTCGCACTGGACGATGAGCTCGTTGGTAACGAGGGGAGGGGAGCGAGGAGCTGCGGAAAGGTCGGCGTGCTCATTTCCGACGAAGGCCTCGCTCCTAACGCCCTTTTCGCCGATGACCTTGGTGGCCTGAGTGGCGCGTTGATTCAGATCGGCGTCACTGGGCAGTTTAGTGGTTCCGGCCTCCTGAGGCGGCGAGTAGGTGCCGTGGACCTTCCCGTCTTCAAACGCCGTGTACTCGGGGAAGAAGTCGTCGAGGAACTGGAGCAGAGGGTTGGGAAGCACTTGAGGCATGGCTCCGTACAGCTTCAGGCACTCGCAGAGCTTCTGCATCACGCAAAACTCGCGGAGGCTGAGCCTGCCGTCCTTGTCAATGTCCGCAAGGGTCCACAGGTGCATCAAGTCGTCCTGAGAAAGATTGGTAGTATTGAGGTAGAAGTTCTTGGCGTCCTCGCCGAGCAAAAAGTCGTTCAAGTCCGGGGTCAGCTGGAGAAAGGTGTACTTGTAGCCGTCGAGGTCAGCAGCCGAAACGAAGTACAGGGCAGGGTCAACTTCGTAGTGACTCTGGTTCACATTAGAGTACGAGGGACCGCGATAAGAGAAGAAAGGCAGCTCCTCGGGGGTCTTGTTCATCAGAACGTCGCAGTCGCGAAGGGCGTGCGGCCCGTAAATCTGAACATGGCCGATCAGCCTCACGCACACGCAGAAGCCGGAGAAGTCGAGCTGGCCGCTATTCGTCTTATCTGCAATCTCCCAGATGCTGAAAAGAACATCGTCGCTCAGGCCCGAGCTCCTGAAAAGCTCAGAGGTGGCGTTTCCGGAAACGTAGCCAAAGCCGTCCAGGTCACACTGAACAAAGAGCTTCGTGTAAAGCTCATTTTCCTCGTCAGTTAGGTTCATTCGTCCTTCcatattatacaattactattataattaaaaaaatcaCGATTTGGTGAGAAAGtctataaatacaaattaaagtgCGTTCGTAAAAGAATAAACGAAATAGTATTACCCAGTTCAAGTGTACACCCTTAGAACTagcaaaaaaataatttaacaatatttCAGTAAGTTGGATCgaaatttgaaaattatcCTAAAGTACacaaaagttaaaaaggcGAACTGCCAACACAGTCCAGTGTTTACAAGTAATGAGAAACTAAAATACGATTTACTGCGATTTGGATTAAGGAATTTTCATGAAACCATAAATTTATCagtaataattaaaacGGGGCGGGATCAAGcgattttaacaaaatatatgtacGGAACAATCAAACTTAAGGGATATAAACGTGCCCAAATTTACTCAAAAAGTCCGAAATGTGCATTCAGTACAAATATAAGGTGAATATAacttgaaaaaaataaatcctggtcacaatttataaaatatcgaattttttaattaccGAATGGGGAAAAGGTCAGAATGAAAAGTCTTAAACTAcagttaaaattttattaataaaactataaaattatttaaattacacgCAGATcgatttgtttttataccAAGATTTATTCAAACATTTTTTGTCCATTATAAACACTAAATTATGTATTGTAGGACGACAGCGTGAAACACACAATCACTTTGGCCATATACTagaacaaaaaaatatacaatttgTAAAGATATAAAGCAAAGTTGTCaaagaatatatatacatttaaaaaattggtaacttttatgtaaaagtagtgatttttaatatagAATTGTACCTCGTTTTATCTTTGTTACGACCCGAGAACaagaataaatattatacatcaACATAACAATTCTAAGTATAATTAAGGATTCcaattgttttaaaatttttaatgcCAGTTTTGTTTTGGATTTAACAAAAGTATTAGtataaaacatataaaatgagtttcgtatttgatatttttaattatacaagtaaaaataaacaaaatgaaTGTAGTGATGTCATTAAGATTAAAAGAAGGTAagaaatatatgtaattttaGAAAAATTAACTATATAGTTTATGGTAATGACATAGatgttttatatatgaaaaattaaaaatagttTAGTAAACATTTAACCAAGTGATAATTATAAGTATAAATGAGATAATATgacataaataataaaaatataggcGCTTCCTGGCAAACTGTTGCGGAATCGTGGGATACCTGGGCTACGAGAACACGAACGAAGTGTTACTGCACGGAATCAACGCAATGAAAAGCAGAGGCTACGACTCGTGCGGAATATGCACGCTGGACAACGggaagctgctggtgacGAAATGCTGCTCAGTGGGAACACCAGCAGACTCGTACAACAtactgaagaagaaggtgcTGGCAACACATTCGCCGTCGAGAGTAGGAATAGGACACACGCGCTGGGCAACAGTGGGAAAACCGTCAGACAAAAACTCACACCCGCACGTCGACCTGGCGAGGAACCTGGCACTGGTGCACAACGGAACGATAAGTAACATAGAGGAGGTGTACACGGAGCACTATAAGGAGATGATAAAGCAAAAGATAAAAGAATGCAGCGCAGAGGAAGAGAAGACGAGAAAGAGAGAGTTAGAGAACGGAGTAAGCGAAGACGAATACTGCtcagaagaagaagaagaaagtaaatttaaactgcCGGACAGCGACACGGAGGCACTGGCGATATTTGTAGGACTGGAGTACGAGAAGGTGGGAGACCTGTACATAGCGTTCAAAAACACAATCAAGAAGCTTAAGGGAACGTGGGCACTGTGTATGATGTCGACGAGTTACCCGAACTCACTGTTCGTAGCAGCACACGAGGCGCCGCTGCTCTTCGCGCGCTCGAAGAAGGGGATCTACGTGGGCTCGGAGCCGACAGTGTTCATGAAGTACGCGAGAGACTGCATAGCGCTGAACGACGGAGACGTGTTCGAGCTCTCACTGGATAACGTGGAAACCTACTACAGAGaggcgaagctgctgaagctggagcaCGAAGTGATCGAGGACACGCACGAACCGTACGCAAACTGGTACATGAAGGAAATATCGGAGCAGATGTACCTGGGAAGAATCATCATAAGCATGCTTAACGTGGGATTGGGAGAAGGGATCGACTGGAGCGACGCGAAAGgagacctgaaggagctggcggagctgaaggaaaagTACAAGGGGCACGACAGCCTCTCAGTGCTGGGAGGAGACCCGTACAAGGAGAACATGCTGCTGTCCAGACTAGATCTGGCAGCGCTGGGCTTCAGGTTCAGTAACCTGACTCCTGAAGTGGACAGGAAGCTGAGGAGCACGAGGAGGCTGCTCTTCGTGGCATGCGGCTCGAGCCACCACGCTGCCTCGTACGTGGCAAAGATACTGCAGAAGCTTAACTTCTTCGAGATGGTGGAAGTGGATGACGCGTCAGACCTGACGCTGTACAGGTACTACGACGAGGGAAACACAGTGGTGCACATCTCGAACAGCGGAGAGACGCTGGACTGCATCCTGGCCTCCAACTACATAAAGAAGATTAACAGGCACACGCTGAACGTGTCGCTGATCAACACGCTGCACTCCTCGCTGGAGAGAGCGTCGGACTCGACAATACACCTGAGAATTGGAAGGGAGAAGTCGG is a window of Theileria orientalis strain Shintoku DNA, chromosome 2, complete genome DNA encoding:
- a CDS encoding uncharacterized protein (calcium-binding EF-hand domain containing protein); translated protein: MEGRMNLTDEENELYTKLFVQCDLDGFGYVSGNATSELFRSSGLSDDVLFSIWEIADKTNSGQLDFSGFCVCVRLIGHVQIYGPHALRDCDVLMNKTPEELPFFSYRGPSYSNVNQSHYEVDPALYFVSAADLDGYKYTFLQLTPDLNDFLLGEDAKNFYLNTTNLSQDDLMHLWTLADIDKDGRLSLREFCVMQKLCECLKLYGAMPQVLPNPLLQFLDDFFPEYTAFEDGKVHGTYSPPQEAGTTKLPSDADLNQRATQATKVIGEKGVRSEAFVGNEHADLSAAPRSPPLVTNELIVQCENLLNTLRDAINSEQSGLDAAKREASEVETKLKSDTKTLENLLTEYRSLVGDSQNTSKRRSLLNNKLSIIQEQIQEMRNQIQNMRVGNVALSSNIDKNNEEQSLLQNTRQMFLKQLDDETNLLKLEERELGEMSNTLQQLRRQRDLLSEKSNQLRECLSQSENATKTMLRSIQLQQGKILSVRNERISLLEEKLKLTNEINRLNNSDNNLNSSSQNPAVGGFGDNSVSSEKQPSKPVGRNLNLDKKGIRVSSMNLKVGDEFPQ
- a CDS encoding glucosamine--fructose-6-phosphate aminotransferase gives rise to the protein MSFVFDIFNYTSKNKQNECSDVIKIKRRRFLANCCGIVGYLGYENTNEVLLHGINAMKSRGYDSCGICTLDNGKLLVTKCCSVGTPADSYNILKKKVLATHSPSRVGIGHTRWATVGKPSDKNSHPHVDLARNLALVHNGTISNIEEVYTEHYKEMIKQKIKECSAEEEKTRKRELENGVSEDEYCSEEEEESKFKLPDSDTEALAIFVGLEYEKVGDLYIAFKNTIKKLKGTWALCMMSTSYPNSLFVAAHEAPLLFARSKKGIYVGSEPTVFMKYARDCIALNDGDVFELSLDNVETYYREAKLLKLEHEVIEDTHEPYANWYMKEISEQMYLGRIIISMLNVGLGEGIDWSDAKGDLKELAELKEKYKGHDSLSVLGGDPYKENMLLSRLDLAALGFRFSNLTPEVDRKLRSTRRLLFVACGSSHHAASYVAKILQKLNFFEMVEVDDASDLTLYRYYDEGNTVVHISNSGETLDCILASNYIKKINRHTLNVSLINTLHSSLERASDSTIHLRIGREKSVPSTKAVTAQIVTLLMFGLYIVQNANGGSPASAETPKEDDKTEYSMSLDGEYINSLSDTPTEDPALLEAFQEGKYVEHYGSCANYSISSLCRSLSMFPSAVTHMLKANPRYDQIAHKLVSEKVVYILGRGCGHIAALEASLKMKEVAYIQTEGVLSGAMKHGYYAMIIEKERTPTISIITSEDKEMTLSATMQLKARGSYIIAFTDMAEEVDFADIVVHLPNIGALTPALALIPFQIITSKIALLAGRNPDIPRGLAKTVTTL